In Prinia subflava isolate CZ2003 ecotype Zambia chromosome 8, Cam_Psub_1.2, whole genome shotgun sequence, the genomic window tTTGCgcagctgtccctgtccctgtccctgctgtccctgctgtccctgtccctgtccctgtgtccctgatgtcccccgtgtccctgtcccaggggacagcagtTTGCGCAGCAGATGCAGGCGCAGAACCCGGAGCTCATTGAGCAGCTGCGCAGCCAAATCCGCAGCCGGACCCCGAGCGCCAGCAccgaggagcagcaggagtgaGGTGGGAATGGAAATTCCAGCCTGGAACTCCCTGGAATCAAAGAActggtcaaaaaaaaaattaatatttattttaaattttaaaaaaatttttaaaaatttttttggaatttttttggattttttttttaatttttttgaattttttttgaattttttttgaattttttttgaattttttctgattttttttaatttttttttattttttctgacttttttgaatttttttgaattttttttgaatttttttgaattttttttgaattttttaatttttttttgaattatttaaatttttttaattttttttgatttttttaaaatttcttttgagTTTTTTTGAATTTcgttttaatttctttttaatttttttgaaattttttttaaattttctgaaattctttttttaattttttaaactttttttagtttttttttgattttttttactttattttgattttttttaatttttaaaatttttttttaatttttagaattttttttttatttttttttgtttattttgggtttttttaattttaaaaaaaattttttaatttctttttcttttttttttcgtttttaAATAGAGTTAAAAACCCAAAATGCGGGAATTTGATGCTGAAATTCTTGTTCATTTCTTAttgaaattctgaaataaatgaatgaaaataaatagatataaaataaagcaaaaataaattaaataaaggaaattaaattaaaataaatgaaattaaaataaaataaatagaaataaaataaagcaaaagtaaataaagtaaatgaaataaaaataaaataaatggaaataaaataaagcaaaaataataaaaataaacaaaataaaataaaatagaaaaaattaagcaaaaataattaaaataaaggaaataaaaataaaataaatagaaaaaaataaagaaaaaataaataaaataaaggaaattaaattaaaataaatgaaattaaaataaaataaatagaaataaaataaagcaaaaataaattttagaaaacgaaataaaaataaaataaatagaaaaaaattaaacaaaaataattaaaatacaggaaattaaaataaaataaatagaaataaaataaagcaaaaataattaaaataaacaaaattaaaataaaataaataggaaaaattaagcaaaaataattaaaataaatgaaattaaaagaaaataaatagaaaaaaaaagcaaaaataattaaaataaatgaaataaaaataaaataaatagaaaaaataattaaaataaacgaaataaaataaatagaaaaaaattaagcaaaaataattaaaataaatgaaattaaaagaaaataaatagaaataaacccaaactCATGGAATTCCTTTTCCCAGCtaattccctgtttttcctctctctgcagcccctggaaaTTCcggattttccttttccagctgggagcCACGTCCGGGTTCCATTTCTTGacttggaagtgtccaagagggggaaaaaacccaaaaccagaacggataaaaaacaaaaaaattcccaaatcctCCCGTGCCCTGCATGTCACAAAAATTCCCAattttcccctctgctcctccttttttttccctttttccctttttttttgcattttttttcctcctggcagccccaaaTCCAGAATTTCCCACCCGGACTGAGAGAATTCCGCTGGGAAATTCCCAAATTTCGCTGCCTGGGGGagttttattccaaatttttgggtttttttcattttttttggaGGATTTCCAAGcgaatttttcatttttttcccccaatttttCCCCTCGGGATCCACTTCCAAGAAGTGTCGGAATTCCCGGGATTTTCCACCCTCTGGGAATGAGGATTTTGCTCCAAATCCggaatttttggggatttttttccatcccaaaaaatcctggaaaatcccatttgggaaaaaaccaacaaaaaatgggaatttctcCCACGGAACGCGAGCAGGGGAGGGAGCCAAGGTGTTTTTAGTGTGTTTAAAGGagttttttccaaaatatttggatttttttgggattttaATTGCATGTCTGCCGTGGgcctggctgggatggggcGGAGGGAacccaaaattcccaatttttGACCCAAAAATTGGGATTTGAGCTCCTGGATCCGCCTCAAATCCCAGCTGGGCGAGAGCAGAGGAATTTTTTGCTTAAAATCCAAAGTGGATTTCAGtcctgggggaggagggagcccctctggaagagaaaaacaaaaaaaatcatggaaaaaaaaagtgattttttttcttttttggacgGTCGAGGCTCCGTGGAATTCGTGTGGTTCGTGTCACTCGTGAGGAATAAAAAACATTTGGACACTTGGGTTGTTATCCCGGCGTGCTCAGGTGATTTTCCAGAACTTTCTGCTACCTCAGGGCTCTGTTTATCCCAATTTTAATCCCAATTTTTATCCCAgttttcccaattttttcccaatttttacCCCAATTTTTACCCCAATTTTTACCCCAATTTTTACCCCATTTTCCCAATTTTTATCTcaattttcccaatttttatCTCAATTTTTATCCCAATTTTTATCCCAATTTTTAtcccaattttttccccaaatttttcccaatttttacCCCAATTTTTACCCCATTTTCCCAATTTTTATCCaaattttcccaatttttttcccaatttgtATCCcaattttcccaatttttatcccaattttcccaatttttttcccaatttttatcccaattttcccaatttttttcccaatttttatcccaattttcccaatttttttcccaatttttatcccaattttcccaattttcccaatttttaccccatttttcccaatttttatCCCAATTTTTACCccattttcccaatttttttacCCATTCCCAGCGGGAATTCTCCTCCTGCACCTTCCTACAgcacaaaaatgagaaacttttcctttttttccccaaaaatcgCCTGGAATTtctctccagctgctttttTGTAGGAATTTGaggctggaaatgaaaaatattctggaattttctgaaaatacGGAGGcgttttcctgctgttttcagctcatttcttgctgtttcctttccctccccctcctcaATCTTTTCTAACTcgtttattttgtattttttttgtattttccctcctcttttgggtttttcccaATTCCTGGTGAGATTTTCCAGGGAATttttctcccgccctgcccGGAGCCGCTCCTGTTTGCCTGGCCCTGAAGTGCCAGGACGTGGCCAAAAATTCCTGGCTCCTCTGGGAGCtgacagcatttaaaaaaagggaattttatggaacttttaatggaattttatggaattttatggaatttttaatgggattttaTGGAATTTTCAGGTGGGCCTCAGCGCTCCCTTCAGCATCCCACAGCGGCCATTGGTGCAGTTTGATCTCAGAGCGGCAGGAGGGGGTGTGGGGGTGGGGAACGCTGTTCCAGGCCcggttttttttcccattcccgttatttttttccccattcccgGTTTTTTTTTCTCGTTTTTTTCCGTTTTTTCCCCGTTCCCGGTGATCCCGCGCAGCCGGCGCTGCCCCGGAACCCAGCGCTGCGGGACGCGTTTCCCGCGGACCTCAATCGCCGCTTCTCCCGAGCCGCGCGTGGGCACATTGATTGACAGCTCAGACAACCAATCAGACGTCTCCTTTTCCGCCTCAGCCAATAGGAGCGCGCCGTGGGCGGGCGCTggcggggcggccgggccgggagcgaGCGGGGCCGGCCGTGAGTGGCGGGCGGGGGCGGTTACCGGGATAACGGGGGCCAGGGGGTCCTGAGGGGatggcggggccgggcagggcagccgGGGGTcacagcggggctgggggtgagCGGGGCTGGGCGCCAGCATCGCCCTGAGGGCTTCGCTCTCGCTGTGAGGGGATGGCGGTGGAGCCCGGGCTGCTGTGAGGGGGCTGCGGCCCCTCCTCGCCGTGAGGGGCTCGGGCCGCGCCCTTTCCCCATCCTGAGGGGCTCGGGCTGAGCCACATCTGcctgtgaggggctggagctgcgcCCCCTGCCCACCTGGGAGGGCTCAGGGCGGACCCCGAGCCCCTCTGAGGGTTTTCCCAGCTGGGCTCGCCCCGTCCGAGCCGCCCTCCggcagccctgagggctctcccctcatccctgctgcctctcGGTGTGCTCAGGAGGAGCCCCTTCCCCATCACCCCCTTTTTAAAGGTGATGGGACAATCCCCAAGGCTTGGAACAGAACAGGAACACGGGGATTTAGAGGCTCACGGGTGAGGAAcccctttgtttttcctcccacagagccctgcctgctttatgtaatatttttcatCGCTTGGATGCCTCGGTATGAGCCACTAATCCGAGCAGGAGCTGAGTTAATCCcttttgcagcagttttggggcTGGGGACGCAGCCCAGgtgtgcaggaggagcaggtgaGGAGGCCCAGGAGCTGTTCCCGGCCTTcctttccctgggagctgctccagccccgttCAGGGGTGTTGGATTCCACCTGAACTCGGAGCTTGAGGCTTTGGAGAGGGCTGGTTTGGGTTAAAacgggggaaaaaggagaataaatgATGTTCAGGGGTTTCTGGAGGGAGTCAGGTGTGTTCCAGAGGTGtgagctggggaaaaggaggatttgatcccttccctctgccctggcacaggcgTGGGCGGTGCCAGTGTCACCTGCTGTCCTCTGTCTGTCCCTTAGAGAGGGACCTGGCACAGGGCACGGCTGCCACggccacagggctgggacagacaGGGGTTGAAAAGGGATAGATGGAATTTTGGGAAGGGATAGATGGGGTTTTGGGAAGGGGATAGATGGAATTTTGGGAAGGGATAGATGGGGTTTTGGGAAGgggatggatgggattttgggaaggagatagatgggattttggggagggatagatgggattttgggaagggatAGGTGGGGTTTTGGAAAGGGGAGAGGTGGGGTTTgggaagggatggatgggattttgggaagggatAATGGAATAGTATGAAGGAGATAGATGGGATAGTGGGAAGGGGATGGATGCTATTTTGGGAAAGGgatagatgggattttgggaagggataggtggaattttgggaaggGGATGGATGCTATTTTAGGAAGgggatggatgggattttgggaagggatagatgggattttgggaagggatAGATGGGGTTTTGGGAAGGGGATAGATGGAATTTTGGGAAGGgatagatgggattttgggaagggatagatgggattttgggaagggatAGATGGGGTTTTGGGAAGGGATGGATGGGGTTTTGGGAAGGGATAATGGAATAGTATGAAGGAGATAGATGGGATAGTGGGAAGGGGATGGATGCTATTTTGGGAAAGGgatagatgggattttgggaagggatAGATGGGGTTTTGGGAAGGGATGGATGAGATTTTGGGAAGGGATAATGGAATAGTATGAAGGAGATAGATGGGATAGTGGGAAGGGGATGGATGCTATTTTGGGAAGGGgatagatgggattttgggaagggatGGATGCTATTTTGGGAAGGGgatagatgggattttgggaaggaattcctccctgggagggtggggattCCCTGTCAAGGATTTCCCCgtggctgccacatccctggaagcTCCCAAGGACAGAACACCCAGGACCTCCAGGGGAGTGACGATTTGAGGCAGCCACAACCCCAGCGCTTCCAAATCCCTTTTGAATTcagctttccctttcccctgctgcttcccaaagtCACAACAACCCCTTCATTATTCCCCTCCCCAGGCCACTCCTCTCCCCAGGGCCCGGCCCTGAGCCCACCCAGAGCACCCCAGCGCCGcgggcaggatgagggtgctGCTGGCCAAGCTGCTGTGCGTGCTGGGGATctgtgtgctggtgctggccGGGGCCCTGCTGCCCGTCAGGATCCTGCAGGGTGACCACGACAAGGCACAGCGCTCCCGCAGGGCCCTGGCGCTCTGCAACTCCTTCGGCGGCGGCGTCTTCCTGGCCGCCTGCTTCAACGCCCTGCTGCCCGCTGTCAGGGGCAAGGTGGGTCCTGGGGAGGGCCTGGGTTCAATCTTGGATCCTCCTGAGCCTGCAGGATGCcagggagggctctgtgtgctgctggagcagccccaggcggGTCCTGGGTTCAATCCTGGGTTCAATCCTGGGTTCTGTCCTGGGTCCAATCCTGGGTCCAATCCTGGGTTCAATCCTGGGTTCAGTCCTGGGTTCAATCCTGGGTCCAATCCTGGGTTCAGTCCTGGGTTCAATCCTGGGTCCAATCCTGGGTTCAGTCCTGGGTTCAATCCTGGGTTCTATCCTGGGTCCAATCCTGGGTTCAATCCTGGGTTCAATCCTGGGTCCAATCCTGGGTTCAGTCCTGGGTTCAATCCTGGGTTCTATCCTGGGTTCAATCCTGGATCCTTCTGAGCCTGCAGGATGccagggagggctctgtgctgctggagcagccccaggcaggtcCTGGGTTCAATCCTGAGTTCAATCCTGGATCCTCCTGAGCCTGCAGGATGCCAGGGcgggctctgtgtgctgctggagcagcctcaggCGGCTCTGCTGGCTCCCATGGgcgcctgctgctgctgggcgtGGGGAAaggggaggttttggggtgcagaggaggctgtggggtgtgaggagcacagagcagggcagggattgcctgtgctctgccaaggcTGCTGTCCCAGGGAGTGTCCGTGTGGGAATAGCTCTGTTCAGAGGGGTAAAGGGATGGATTCACTGTGGGAAggtgggaatgtgggaatggtTTCCTTCAGGGAAATAAAGGGGATGGATTCACTGTGGATCTGTGGGAATGTTTCCCTTCAGAGTGATAAGGGGATAGATTCACTGTGGATCTATGTCCATGTGGGAATGTTTCCCTTCAGGGGAATAAAAGGGATGGATTCATTGTGGATCTATGGGAGTATCTCTATTCAGAGGGATAAAGGGGTGGTTTCATTCTGGATCTGTGTCCATGTGGGAATATTTCCCTCCAGAGGGATAAAGGGCTGGATTCACTGTGGATCTGTGGGAATGTTTTCTTCCAGAGGGATAAAGGGATGGATTCCCTGTGTCCATATGGGAATGTTTCCTTCCAGAGGGATAAAAGGGATGGATTCATTGTGGATCTGTGGGAATGTTTCCCTCCAGAGGGATAAAGGGATGGATTTACTGTGGATCTGTGAGAATATTTCCCTCCAGAGGGATAAAAGAGTGGATTCATTGTGGATCTGTGGGAATGTTTCCTTTCAGAGGGATAAAGGGGATGGATTCACTGTGTCCATGTGGGAGTATCTCCCTCCAGAGGGATAAATTCATTATGGATCTATGTCTGTGTGGGAATATTTCCCTCCAGAGGGATAAAGGGATGGATTCCCTGTGTCCATGTGGGAATATTTCCCTCCAGAGGGATAAAGGGCTGGATTCACTGTGTCCATATGGGAATGTTTCCCTCCAGAAGGATAAAGGAATGGATTAATTGTGGATCTCTGGGAATGTTTCCCTCCAGAGGGATAAAGGGATGGATTCATTCTGGATCTGTGTCCATGTGGGAATATTTCCCTCCAGAGGGATAAAGGGATGGATTCATTGTGGATCTGTGTCCATGTGGGAATGTTTCCCTCCAGAGGGATAAAGGGATGGATTCATTGTGGATCTGTGTCCATGTGGGAATATCTCCCTCCAGAGGGATACAGTGCTGgatctttctctcctttccagCTCGATGAAGTCCTCAGGCAGAACAACATCACCACAGACTACCCGGTGGCCGAGACCATCATGATGGTCGGCTTCTTCCTCACGGTCTTCGTGGACCAGCTCTTCCTCACCCTGCAGAAGGAGAAGCCCTCCTTCATCGACCTGGAGACCTTCAACGCCGGCTCGGACGCGGGCAGCGACTCAGACTACGAGAGCCCCTTGGCGGCGCCGCGGTGCCGCGCgccgggcggggagcgcggGCTGGCGCTGCCGGAGCTGGCGCGCCGCGGGCCCCGCcgcctgctggggctggtgctggcccTGTGCGCCCACTCCGTGTTCGAGGGGCTGGCGCTGGGCCTGCAGGAGGACGGCGCCGGCGTGCTCAGCCTGTTCCTGGGGGTGGCCGTGCACGAGGCGCTGGTGGCCGTGGCCCTGGGTGTCAGCATGGCCAAGGCGGCGCTGGCGCTGCGCGACGCGGCCAAGCTGGCGGCGGCCGTGTGCCTGGCGATCCCGCTGGGCGCCGGCGTCGGCGTGGGCATCCAGAGCAGCCGCAGCGCCGCGGGCGGCGTGgcctcgctgctgctgcagggcgtGGCGGGCGGCACCTTCCTCTTCGTCACCTTCTTCGAGATCCTGGccaaggagctggaggagaagagCCAGCGGCTGCTCAAGGTGCTGTGCCTGGTGTTGGGTTACGCCGCGCTGGCCGGGCTGGTGCTCATCCCGTGGTGAGCGGGGAGCGTCGGGAAGCGAaagggagcggagcggggcctCTCCCCTCCCACCGGCACCGGGAGGAGCCGCCCCTTTCGGCGCTGGGACAGCCCAAGGCGGGCGGGGATTCCGTGAGGAGGAGAATTTCCCGTGTGCTCAGAGTGAGGAGTGTCCCGAGGGAtcgaggggctgcagggattaGCGGACACTGGGTAAAATCTGCTTGCAAGAGCTCCTGGAGTGTGCGTGGCTTCCTGCGCTGCCCAGAGCCCGCTCTGCCTCCTCCCCGTGGGCCGGGAGCTCCAGGGGCTCCGAGGAGGTGAGGAACACCCAGGAACGGAGGCAGagcaggtgggagcagggattgCCACGCTGCACTAAGCTGCTTTCGCTGGCTTAGTTCAGAGCAAAACCTGGTTGTAAGAGGTGCCAAAAATAACatccctgtggggctgcagccctgtgggccctgctgcctctgcacagCTTCCAGCTccacctggggctgggggagctcagcTTTTCCAGGGGTTTGTGGAAAAAATGAGGCCGGGCCTTTCTGCCCTGCTTCCTTCTCAGCATCCTGTCCATAGGCTGAGCATTCCCTAAGGAAAACCTCGGGAATCAGAGGATGGATCCCAGGATGGGTTGGGGGGGatccttaaatcccatccagtcccagtatcccaggttgctcccagccccgtccagcctggctttggacacttgTAGGGACGGAGAGATCCTCATGTTATCCAGGACCTGGGATCCCTGAGCTTGCAGGAAACGGGCAATAACAATTCCCAGCACTGATATTTTGGGGCAAACCCCTGTGCTTTCAGCTCTGGGGAGCCagagaggctgagcagggcCCATCGGGGGCTGCTCCAAGGCTTTTCCAGGTCTCCAAAGGAACGGAATCGCCTCCCTGGGTGGGGATTGGAGGCGATGCTGAGCCgggagcagccctgagcagctgcagagccccgGGAGGCTCCGTGAGCCCTGAATTCGCCCTGGGGAGAGCCAGGGGCCGGGATCAGAGCCTGGAGCCGGGAATCAAAGGCCGGAGCTGGGAATGTGCTCTCCCCCAGCTGTGAAACACAGCCCGgctcaggcaggggctgcatTTTAATTATCCGAGCcttggctcctgcagcagcttccgCCGGGCTCCTGGAAGCGCTGATGGAATTACAAGGATGGCGCAGCGCCGGCAGCGGGAAGGAGGCGCGGGGCCTCCGCGGtggcccagctgcagcataTGGAGGCAGCTGAGCATCATCTGACAGATCCTGGGGCTCGTTAGTTTAATTGCTGCAACATCCCCGAGTCAATTAATCTTCCTTTGAAAACCTGGAGTGGAAGAGGGGGGCGGCGGAGGGAGGTTATTTTGGGCCTGGCatgacacagagcagcaggatgaggagaACGTGATTTGCCTCGGCGTGGCAGAGCCTCGGGGCTGTGTCACCTCCCCTGGGAGGTGACCTCTGTCCTGTGGGGGACGAAGGGGGAGAGGTGACAGCGTGCTGAGTGTGTCACCTCCGTTTCacaccctcctcctgctgcagtttgggatttttggagggGCTGTGATGCACCGGGGGGTGCTGAGCTCCCCGTGCTCATCCCGCCGCCCCGGGGGGGTTCATCCACGGGCTCATCCCGTGCTCCgggctggaggaggaagaggaggaggccctgctgctcccaatAAATCCCCTGCCCTTGTCCCCTCGCTGTCACTCGCTTTTTTTCGTGTCCCCCACTGCTGCTCACGCGGCGGCCGCACGTGTCCGGCCCCGGCGTGGGCTGAGCCCCCCTTGGGCATCCAAACCCCTCGGGCCGGACCCCCCcgagccctgctgagccccgGGAGGGGGGACAGGACCCCCCGGCACCCCCGCCCGGCAGCGCCGTGATTCAGCCCTGCGGGAGCGGCCGCCCCGTTGCGTCAGGCCCGGCGGGGAGCTGCGGCTC contains:
- the SLC39A3 gene encoding zinc transporter ZIP3, whose protein sequence is MRVLLAKLLCVLGICVLVLAGALLPVRILQGDHDKAQRSRRALALCNSFGGGVFLAACFNALLPAVRGKLDEVLRQNNITTDYPVAETIMMVGFFLTVFVDQLFLTLQKEKPSFIDLETFNAGSDAGSDSDYESPLAAPRCRAPGGERGLALPELARRGPRRLLGLVLALCAHSVFEGLALGLQEDGAGVLSLFLGVAVHEALVAVALGVSMAKAALALRDAAKLAAAVCLAIPLGAGVGVGIQSSRSAAGGVASLLLQGVAGGTFLFVTFFEILAKELEEKSQRLLKVLCLVLGYAALAGLVLIPW